One genomic region from Haloprofundus salinisoli encodes:
- a CDS encoding DUF373 family protein, giving the protein MLLVLCVDLDDDLGRKTGMKTPVVGREAVEEAAVALATADPEDSDVNVLFQGIHVHDDLLAEFEDGAPEDAEEVEVAAVTGLNGNDVKANRAVGEEVDEVLASLQTGENVRAVVITDGAQDESVLPVIRSRVPIDSVRRVVVRQAQDLESMYYTIKQVLDDPETRGTILVPLGILLLIYPFVTIATLFDIEGATVLGLISALLGLYVLFRGLGMERFVDDAAARARNILYAGRVTLITYVVAAALIIVGGAQGVETIRAVESAVGGSLTVPALLAAFVHGAVQWFAAAGITSSLGQVTDEYLVDEFKWRYLNAPFYVVAIALVLYALSGFFLSGLFPSGESVALVRTLSLTDLALALTAGTLLGVLSTLTFAIAESKYPTGAEPA; this is encoded by the coding sequence ATGCTGCTCGTCCTCTGTGTCGACCTCGACGACGACCTCGGCCGCAAGACCGGTATGAAGACGCCGGTTGTGGGCCGAGAGGCCGTCGAGGAGGCCGCGGTGGCGCTCGCAACCGCCGACCCGGAGGACTCCGACGTGAACGTGCTGTTCCAGGGCATCCACGTCCACGACGACCTCCTCGCGGAGTTCGAAGACGGCGCCCCGGAGGACGCCGAGGAGGTCGAAGTCGCCGCCGTCACCGGCCTCAACGGCAACGACGTGAAGGCCAACCGCGCCGTCGGCGAGGAGGTCGACGAGGTGCTGGCGAGCCTCCAGACCGGCGAGAACGTCCGCGCCGTCGTCATCACCGACGGCGCACAGGACGAGTCCGTGCTGCCGGTCATCCGCTCGCGGGTCCCCATCGACAGCGTCCGCCGCGTCGTCGTCCGGCAGGCCCAGGACCTGGAGTCGATGTACTACACCATCAAGCAGGTGCTCGACGACCCCGAGACCCGCGGGACGATTCTCGTCCCTCTCGGCATTCTCCTGCTCATCTACCCGTTCGTCACCATTGCGACGCTGTTCGACATCGAGGGGGCGACCGTGCTCGGCCTCATCTCCGCCTTGCTGGGACTCTACGTCCTCTTTCGGGGACTCGGAATGGAGCGGTTCGTCGACGACGCCGCGGCGCGTGCGCGCAACATCCTGTACGCCGGACGGGTGACGCTCATCACGTACGTGGTCGCCGCGGCCCTCATCATCGTCGGTGGTGCGCAGGGCGTCGAAACCATACGGGCCGTCGAAAGCGCCGTGGGCGGGTCGCTCACGGTACCGGCGCTGCTCGCGGCGTTCGTCCACGGGGCGGTGCAGTGGTTCGCCGCCGCGGGCATCACAAGCAGCCTCGGGCAGGTGACCGACGAGTATCTCGTCGACGAGTTCAAGTGGCGCTACCTCAACGCGCCGTTCTACGTCGTCGCCATCGCACTCGTGCTGTACGCCCTGTCGGGTTTCTTCCTCTCGGGACTGTTCCCGTCCGGCGAGTCGGTGGCGCTGGTCCGGACGCTCTCGTTGACGGATCTCGCGCTGGCGCTCACGGCGGGGACGCTCCTCGGGGTGTTGAGCACGCTCACCTTCGCCATCGCGGAGTCGAAGTACCCGACTGGGGCCGAACCCGCCTGA
- a CDS encoding radical SAM protein has protein sequence MISKGCEQCAMGGKMVLFVYGYCDQRDCFYCPLGENRKNVTDVYANERLVEEDEDIVREAKRMDALGTSITGGEPQEALDKTCRYLRLLKSEFGEDHHTHLYTGITGGRENMRRLSEAGLDEIRFHPPLELWGEMHGTEWEEILYIAREEGLTPAFEIPGIRAEEEFLEFLDEGAADFCNINEFEMSDGNYRRMQEKGYELQEGHMSAVDGSKEAILDVMGDHERVYFCTSVFKDAAQHRNRLKRMARNIRREFDEITDDGTLVYGKTWEPEARLRELGVPEEFYTVKSDHVELAWWLLEEMVQEGDVEKGEIVEQYPTVDGTVVERTPLA, from the coding sequence ATGATTTCGAAGGGCTGCGAACAGTGCGCTATGGGAGGCAAGATGGTGCTCTTCGTCTACGGGTACTGTGACCAGCGGGACTGTTTCTACTGCCCTCTCGGCGAGAACCGAAAGAACGTCACCGACGTGTACGCAAACGAGCGTCTCGTCGAGGAAGACGAGGATATCGTCCGCGAGGCCAAGCGGATGGACGCGCTCGGTACCTCCATCACAGGCGGCGAACCGCAGGAGGCGCTCGACAAGACCTGTCGGTACCTCCGCCTGCTGAAATCGGAGTTCGGCGAGGACCACCACACCCACCTCTACACGGGCATCACGGGCGGCCGCGAGAACATGCGCCGCCTCTCGGAAGCCGGCCTCGACGAGATTCGGTTCCACCCGCCGCTGGAGCTGTGGGGCGAGATGCACGGCACCGAATGGGAGGAGATCCTGTACATCGCCCGCGAGGAGGGGCTGACGCCCGCCTTCGAGATTCCCGGTATCCGCGCCGAGGAGGAGTTCCTGGAGTTCCTCGACGAGGGCGCGGCCGACTTCTGCAACATCAACGAGTTCGAGATGTCCGACGGAAACTATCGCCGGATGCAGGAGAAGGGCTACGAACTCCAAGAGGGTCACATGTCGGCCGTCGACGGCTCGAAAGAGGCGATCTTGGACGTGATGGGCGACCACGAGCGCGTCTACTTCTGTACCTCCGTGTTCAAGGACGCCGCCCAGCACAGAAACCGCTTGAAGCGGATGGCCCGCAACATCCGCCGGGAGTTCGACGAGATAACCGACGACGGCACCCTCGTCTACGGCAAGACGTGGGAGCCCGAAGCGCGCCTCCGGGAACTCGGCGTCCCCGAGGAGTTCTACACCGTCAAGTCCGACCACGTCGAACTCGCGTGGTGGCTGCTCGAAGAGATGGTTCAGGAGGGCGACGTGGAGAAAGGCGAAATCGTCGAGCAGTATCCGACCGTCGACGGTACCGTGGTCGAGCGGACGCCGTTGGCGTAG
- a CDS encoding TRAM domain-containing protein: MPDCPLADECPSFSERIQGMGCQHYGDRGGAEWCNHYSMPIRDLKQQPVKPGEEVVVEVTDIHESGAGVGRTEDGFIVFVDGILPDARALVKITKVKSSHARADEVERLPMDPEEEEPEPERSGDDEGPKRPTALGSRDNFWGS; this comes from the coding sequence ATGCCGGACTGTCCACTGGCCGACGAATGCCCGAGTTTTTCAGAGCGAATCCAAGGGATGGGATGTCAACACTACGGTGACCGCGGCGGGGCCGAGTGGTGCAACCATTACAGCATGCCCATCCGCGACCTGAAGCAACAACCCGTCAAACCCGGTGAGGAGGTCGTCGTCGAAGTGACCGACATCCACGAGAGCGGCGCGGGCGTCGGGCGGACCGAAGACGGGTTCATCGTGTTCGTCGACGGGATTCTCCCCGACGCGCGAGCGCTGGTGAAGATCACGAAGGTGAAATCGAGTCACGCCCGCGCCGACGAGGTGGAGCGACTCCCGATGGACCCCGAGGAGGAAGAGCCGGAGCCCGAACGGAGCGGCGACGACGAGGGGCCGAAGCGGCCCACGGCGCTCGGCAGCCGCGACAACTTCTGGGGCTCGTAA
- a CDS encoding SDR family oxidoreductase produces the protein MDLGVSGDVALLTASSSGLGNASAESLAAEGAHVVICGRDEERLDAAAEELDSVGDGDVLAVPTDLTDRDDVAALVEATVEEFGQLDHLVTSAGGPPSGSFDDTSEEDWYDAYDLLVMSAVWTVKEAEPHLKESDAGTITCITSTSVREVIDDLILSNSVRRGVIGLVKSLSRELAPDVRVNAVLPGAHETSRVEELVEDAVERGDVDSYEEGLQGWSDGIPMGRIGKPEELGDTVAFLASDRASFVNGVALPVDGGKMRS, from the coding sequence ATGGATCTCGGAGTATCCGGAGACGTAGCACTGCTGACGGCGAGTTCGAGCGGTCTCGGTAACGCGAGCGCCGAGTCGCTGGCGGCGGAGGGCGCACACGTGGTCATCTGCGGCCGCGACGAGGAGCGCCTCGACGCGGCGGCCGAGGAGCTCGACTCCGTCGGCGACGGCGACGTGCTCGCGGTGCCGACGGACCTCACCGACCGCGACGACGTCGCGGCGCTCGTGGAGGCGACCGTCGAGGAGTTCGGCCAACTGGACCACCTCGTCACCTCCGCGGGCGGTCCGCCGAGCGGCAGTTTCGACGACACGTCCGAGGAAGACTGGTACGACGCGTACGACCTGCTCGTGATGAGCGCCGTCTGGACCGTCAAGGAGGCCGAACCCCACCTGAAGGAGAGCGACGCGGGCACCATCACCTGCATCACCTCGACGAGCGTCCGCGAGGTCATCGACGACCTCATCCTCTCGAACAGTGTCCGCCGCGGCGTCATCGGCCTCGTCAAATCGCTCTCGCGGGAGCTCGCGCCGGACGTCCGAGTCAACGCCGTCTTGCCGGGCGCACACGAGACCTCGCGCGTCGAGGAACTGGTCGAAGACGCCGTCGAACGCGGCGACGTCGACAGCTACGAGGAGGGGCTGCAGGGCTGGTCCGACGGCATTCCGATGGGTCGCATCGGCAAGCCCGAGGAGTTGGGCGATACCGTCGCGTTCCTCGCCAGCGACCGCGCGAGTTTCGTCAACGGCGTCGCGCTCCCCGTCGACGGCGGAAAGATGCGCTCCTGA
- a CDS encoding mannose-1-phosphate guanylyltransferase: MDRPLVALVLAGGTGTRLYPASRSHRPKQFLSVTGDDSLLSQTAERASFADDLFVCTRADFADEIPEHAPEATVLVEPEGKDTGPALTYATHRIREEVGDCVVLVLPSDHTVSGNFESVARAGARVAAETGALVTFGVEPTRPDTGYGYIEPGEKREEPEPHAELAAFHEKPDAETASEYVDAGYLWNAGIFAWTPDAFLTAARDTELAPLVDALDDGDAAGGFAAVDDVSVDYAVMERTDHAAVVSATFDWDDLGSWDALERVFDADEDGNVALGDYLAIDAADNVVASDDKHVSLVGVEGLAVVAYDDRVLVVSKGRAQRVREVVSVLKEEGRF; this comes from the coding sequence ATGGACAGACCGCTCGTCGCGCTCGTGCTCGCAGGCGGCACCGGCACCCGACTGTATCCCGCCAGCCGGAGCCACCGCCCCAAGCAGTTTCTCTCCGTGACCGGCGACGACTCGCTGCTCTCGCAGACGGCCGAACGCGCGAGTTTCGCCGACGACCTATTCGTCTGTACCCGCGCCGACTTCGCCGACGAAATTCCCGAGCACGCCCCCGAGGCGACGGTCCTCGTCGAACCCGAGGGGAAGGACACCGGCCCGGCGCTGACGTACGCAACCCACCGAATCCGCGAGGAAGTCGGCGACTGCGTCGTGCTCGTGCTCCCGAGCGACCACACGGTTTCCGGAAACTTCGAATCCGTCGCCCGCGCGGGTGCTCGCGTCGCCGCCGAGACGGGCGCGCTCGTCACCTTCGGCGTCGAACCGACGCGCCCCGACACGGGGTACGGCTACATCGAACCCGGCGAGAAGCGAGAAGAACCCGAACCGCACGCCGAACTCGCGGCGTTTCACGAGAAACCCGACGCCGAAACCGCGTCCGAGTACGTCGACGCGGGGTACCTATGGAACGCGGGTATCTTCGCGTGGACGCCCGACGCGTTCCTCACCGCCGCCCGCGACACCGAACTCGCGCCGCTCGTCGACGCGCTCGACGACGGCGACGCAGCGGGGGGATTCGCCGCCGTCGACGACGTGAGCGTCGACTACGCGGTGATGGAACGCACCGACCACGCCGCCGTCGTCTCCGCCACCTTCGACTGGGACGACTTGGGGTCGTGGGACGCCCTGGAGCGCGTGTTCGACGCGGACGAGGACGGCAACGTCGCGCTCGGTGACTACCTCGCCATCGACGCCGCGGATAACGTCGTCGCCAGCGACGACAAACACGTCTCCTTGGTGGGTGTGGAGGGACTGGCCGTCGTCGCCTACGACGACCGGGTGCTCGTGGTGTCGAAGGGAAGGGCACAGCGCGTTCGGGAGGTCGTTTCGGTGTTGAAGGAAGAAGGGCGGTTCTGA
- a CDS encoding DUF7091 family protein yields MDPRLERFVRQTFRKAGRQWAESKRAYREGQSGGVPDALPVDEEGRAKLVCRRYAERRAVGIDDEGRPSCFDADHPDCQGCAEDVRAGVVETW; encoded by the coding sequence ATGGACCCGCGCCTCGAACGATTCGTCCGGCAGACGTTCCGCAAGGCGGGTCGGCAGTGGGCCGAGTCGAAACGCGCCTACCGCGAGGGACAGTCCGGCGGCGTCCCCGACGCGCTCCCCGTCGACGAGGAGGGCCGTGCCAAACTCGTCTGCCGCCGCTACGCCGAGCGGAGAGCCGTCGGCATCGACGACGAGGGTCGACCCTCCTGTTTCGACGCCGACCACCCCGACTGTCAGGGCTGTGCCGAAGACGTCCGCGCGGGCGTCGTCGAGACGTGGTGA
- a CDS encoding replication factor A (Replication protein A protects and stabilize the intermediate ssDNA that is generated by the unwinding action of a DNA helicase at the replication fork. In addition, SSBs prevent the formation of secondary structures by single-stranded template DNA.): MTDLRTHAAEIAEQFSDHLDVDEDDIEERLDNLVNEYKVPVDEARRSVVNHYLDEAGLERDAIRSGGGGSQAVQVSDIDEDEQWVDLTVKLVELWEPRSDSISQVGLLGDESGTIKFVSFTTSELPELEEGAVYSLQNVVTDEYQGRYSVKLNRTTTITELDEEIEVGDDSVSVEGAFVDIQSGSGLIKRCPEEGCTRVLQNGRCSEHGNVEGEFDLRIKGVLDDGNEVQEIIFNKEMTEELTGIALEEAKQMAMDALDTTIVADEMAEDVLGRYYRVSGPTLGRYVLVNEFEQLTGPVDAEAVLIKARSM; the protein is encoded by the coding sequence ATGACAGATTTGCGTACACACGCAGCGGAGATTGCGGAACAGTTCTCGGACCACCTCGACGTGGACGAAGACGACATCGAAGAGCGACTGGACAACCTCGTCAACGAGTACAAGGTCCCCGTGGACGAAGCGCGACGGAGCGTCGTCAACCACTACCTCGACGAGGCGGGACTCGAACGCGACGCGATTCGCTCCGGCGGCGGCGGGAGCCAGGCCGTCCAGGTGTCGGACATCGACGAGGACGAGCAGTGGGTCGACCTCACGGTCAAACTCGTCGAACTGTGGGAGCCGCGCAGCGACTCCATCTCGCAGGTCGGCCTGCTGGGCGACGAGTCCGGCACCATCAAGTTCGTCTCGTTCACCACGTCAGAGCTTCCGGAACTGGAGGAAGGAGCGGTGTACTCGCTTCAGAACGTCGTCACCGACGAGTACCAGGGTCGGTACTCGGTGAAGCTCAACCGGACGACGACCATCACCGAACTCGACGAGGAGATCGAAGTGGGCGACGACTCGGTGAGCGTCGAGGGCGCCTTCGTCGACATCCAGAGCGGGTCGGGACTCATCAAGCGCTGCCCCGAGGAGGGCTGCACGCGCGTGCTCCAGAACGGCCGGTGTTCGGAGCACGGTAACGTCGAAGGCGAGTTCGACCTGCGCATCAAGGGCGTCCTCGACGACGGCAACGAAGTCCAGGAGATCATCTTCAACAAGGAGATGACCGAGGAACTCACCGGCATCGCGCTGGAGGAGGCCAAACAGATGGCGATGGACGCGCTCGACACGACCATCGTCGCCGACGAGATGGCCGAGGACGTGCTCGGACGCTACTACCGCGTCTCCGGGCCGACGCTCGGGCGCTACGTGCTCGTCAACGAGTTCGAACAGCTCACCGGTCCGGTCGACGCCGAGGCCGTGCTCATCAAAGCGAGGTCGATGTAA
- a CDS encoding RPA family protein has translation MSQSAPTREVARRVFAQEFNDAAYTFKESDDERAPVYLLLPSGAQANRVFLVGTLTEKEDVGEDNEYWRGRIVDPTGTFFVYAGQYQPEAASTLRDLDAPAYVSIVGKPRTYETDDGTVNVSVRPESISEVDAATRDRWVVETAERTLERVERFEEEGNEYGRMAREQYDLPVDSYRQTAIAALQSLETTDELEAEA, from the coding sequence ATGAGTCAATCCGCACCCACCCGCGAAGTCGCCCGACGCGTCTTCGCCCAAGAGTTCAACGACGCTGCATACACGTTCAAAGAGTCCGACGACGAGCGCGCGCCCGTCTACCTGCTTCTGCCCTCGGGCGCGCAGGCGAACCGCGTGTTCCTCGTCGGCACGCTGACCGAGAAAGAAGACGTCGGCGAGGACAACGAGTACTGGCGGGGCCGTATCGTCGACCCCACCGGGACGTTCTTCGTCTACGCCGGGCAGTACCAGCCCGAAGCCGCGAGCACGCTCCGCGACCTCGACGCGCCCGCGTACGTCTCCATCGTCGGCAAACCGCGGACGTACGAGACCGACGACGGGACAGTGAACGTCTCGGTCCGTCCCGAGTCCATCAGCGAAGTCGACGCCGCGACGCGCGACCGCTGGGTCGTCGAAACCGCAGAGCGCACGCTCGAGCGCGTCGAGCGCTTTGAGGAGGAAGGCAACGAGTACGGCCGGATGGCCCGCGAGCAGTACGACCTCCCGGTCGACAGCTACCGCCAGACCGCCATCGCCGCGCTCCAGAGCCTCGAGACGACCGACGAACTGGAAGCCGAAGCGTAA
- a CDS encoding ribbon-helix-helix protein, CopG family, whose product MGNKNKTISFRVNEDAFETLREIAEERDISLSAVFRDYVDTLVAHDGQVRVVPENELERSHDDGTTSFPPTVEVPKSFIREHERLELETEHLREQLEEHKRYVNYLREQLEELDGDDEDVIQLEELDGERDDQPFRLG is encoded by the coding sequence ATGGGCAACAAGAACAAGACCATCTCGTTTCGCGTCAACGAGGACGCGTTCGAGACACTCCGCGAGATCGCCGAGGAGCGAGATATCTCGCTCTCGGCGGTGTTTCGTGACTACGTAGACACGCTCGTTGCCCACGACGGCCAGGTGCGAGTCGTCCCCGAAAACGAGTTAGAACGGAGTCACGACGACGGCACGACCAGTTTCCCGCCGACAGTCGAGGTGCCAAAGAGCTTCATCCGCGAGCACGAGCGCCTCGAACTGGAGACCGAACACCTCCGCGAACAGCTGGAGGAACACAAACGCTACGTCAACTACCTCCGCGAGCAACTCGAAGAGCTCGACGGCGACGACGAGGACGTCATCCAGTTAGAGGAGTTGGACGGCGAACGCGACGACCAGCCGTTCCGACTCGGCTGA
- a CDS encoding DUF5814 domain-containing protein, which produces MAITDKIYLKNHRQIASQLETSIPKGAFKGATLDVLYTGDGLEKLDEATRERVLDFAQDFLDCDCDTNPYCGHPERKFVSYLLDLRAQGLGPDAIVDVMTDDYMLYAYPGDVLSFLDQSVRTLEAVESLAAVDGNREMQQQSAEAKRSLTR; this is translated from the coding sequence GTGGCCATCACGGACAAAATCTACCTGAAGAACCACCGCCAGATCGCCTCCCAACTGGAGACGAGCATCCCGAAGGGAGCGTTCAAGGGCGCGACGCTGGACGTGCTCTACACCGGCGACGGCCTCGAAAAACTCGACGAGGCGACCCGCGAGCGCGTGCTGGACTTCGCGCAGGATTTTCTCGACTGCGACTGCGACACGAACCCTTACTGCGGCCACCCCGAGCGGAAGTTCGTCAGCTACCTCTTGGACCTCCGCGCGCAGGGACTCGGCCCCGACGCCATCGTCGACGTGATGACCGACGACTACATGCTGTACGCGTATCCCGGCGACGTCCTCTCGTTTCTCGATCAGTCGGTGCGCACCCTCGAAGCAGTGGAGTCACTCGCGGCCGTCGACGGCAACCGGGAGATGCAGCAGCAATCCGCCGAGGCGAAGCGGTCGCTGACGCGGTAA